One window of the Acidimicrobiales bacterium genome contains the following:
- a CDS encoding acyl-CoA synthetase, which translates to MSGGSTGWNFADVWEVVADALPDAQAQVQGKRRFTWAETDRRANGVAAWLLGLGVERQDKVVQYMYNCPEYMESVFAVFKAGLVPVNTNYRYGPTELHYLWDNADAVAGVFHGAFADTVDELRGKLPRIRGWLWVDDGSGPCPDWAVPYEDVAAAHGDRVEARWGRSGDDIYMLYTGGTTGMPKGVMWRQDDLFYLFNSGAPRKVPEDRGLDGLRAELANGPAGVTLPACPLMHGTGAFTTMGALTSGGSDVTLEGRKFDVAELLDTVQAERVNVLSIVGDAFAKPILAALDAAPGRWDISSLFVIISSGVMWSEQTKQGLLRHHSGMILADSLGSSEAVGMGTSLSSAAGTSQTAKFLVGENTRVLTEDGRDVTPGSGEIGMVALRGRVPVGYYKDPEKSAATFRVVEGVRYSVPGDYATVEADGTLRLLGRGSVCINTGGEKVYPEEVEEAVKEHPAVADAVVVGVPDERFGEAICALVELRPGQEAGEDEIVTHVRSRLAAYKAPRRVLPIDSVNRAPNGKVDYRRLRELARERLGV; encoded by the coding sequence ATGAGTGGGGGATCGACCGGGTGGAACTTCGCCGACGTGTGGGAGGTCGTGGCCGACGCCCTCCCCGACGCCCAGGCGCAGGTGCAGGGAAAGCGGCGCTTCACGTGGGCCGAGACCGACCGCCGGGCCAACGGGGTGGCGGCGTGGCTCCTCGGGCTGGGCGTGGAGCGCCAGGACAAGGTCGTGCAGTACATGTACAACTGCCCGGAGTACATGGAGTCGGTGTTCGCCGTCTTCAAGGCGGGCCTGGTCCCGGTGAACACCAACTACCGCTACGGGCCGACCGAGCTGCACTATCTCTGGGACAACGCTGACGCGGTGGCGGGCGTCTTCCACGGCGCCTTCGCCGACACGGTCGACGAGCTGCGCGGGAAGCTGCCGCGGATCCGGGGCTGGTTGTGGGTCGACGACGGCTCCGGTCCGTGCCCCGATTGGGCGGTGCCCTACGAGGACGTGGCCGCCGCCCACGGGGACCGGGTGGAGGCGCGGTGGGGGCGCAGCGGGGACGACATCTACATGCTGTACACCGGCGGCACCACCGGGATGCCCAAGGGCGTGATGTGGCGCCAGGACGACCTCTTCTACCTGTTCAACTCGGGCGCCCCGCGCAAGGTTCCCGAGGACCGCGGCCTCGACGGCTTGCGCGCCGAGCTGGCCAACGGCCCGGCGGGCGTCACCCTGCCAGCATGCCCGCTCATGCACGGGACCGGCGCCTTCACGACGATGGGCGCGCTGACCAGTGGCGGGTCGGACGTGACCCTGGAGGGCCGCAAGTTCGACGTGGCCGAGCTGCTCGACACGGTGCAGGCCGAGCGCGTGAACGTGTTGTCGATCGTCGGTGACGCCTTCGCCAAGCCGATCCTGGCCGCCCTCGACGCCGCGCCGGGGAGATGGGACATCTCGTCGTTGTTCGTGATCATCTCGTCGGGGGTGATGTGGAGCGAGCAGACCAAGCAGGGCCTGCTGCGCCACCACTCGGGGATGATCCTGGCCGACTCGCTCGGGTCGTCGGAGGCGGTCGGGATGGGCACCTCCCTGTCGAGCGCGGCGGGAACGTCGCAGACCGCCAAGTTCCTCGTCGGGGAGAACACGCGCGTGCTGACCGAGGATGGACGCGACGTGACACCCGGGTCGGGGGAGATCGGCATGGTGGCCCTCCGGGGCCGGGTGCCGGTCGGCTACTACAAGGACCCGGAGAAGAGCGCGGCGACCTTCCGCGTCGTCGAGGGCGTGCGCTACTCCGTGCCCGGTGACTACGCCACGGTCGAGGCGGACGGCACCCTGCGCCTGCTCGGGCGGGGCTCGGTGTGCATCAACACCGGTGGGGAGAAGGTGTACCCCGAGGAGGTCGAGGAGGCGGTCAAGGAGCACCCGGCGGTGGCCGACGCCGTCGTCGTCGGGGTCCCCGACGAGCGCTTCGGGGAGGCCATCTGCGCCCTCGTCGAGCTCCGGCCGGGACAGGAGGCGGGCGAGGACGAGATCGTCACCCACGTCCGCTCCCGCCTGGCGGCCTACAAGGCCCCCCGTCGCGTGCTGCCGATCGACAGCGTCAACCGGGCGCCCAACGGCAAAGTCGACTACCGGCGGCTCCGCGAGCTGGCCCGGGAGCGGCTCGGGGTCTAG